The Gemmatimonadota bacterium DH-78 region CGGACACCTGACCGGTGTGGCTGAAGTCGTGCACCTGATTCGTGACCACCCCGATGGACAGGGTCATCAGCGGAATCCGGTGCACGTTGCCGCGCCGGTCCTTGCCGAGAAAGTAGCCCGCGGAGCGATCCTCACCCGTGTACTGGTAGGGGATAAGCTCGTCGAAGAGGGTGATCACCTCGTCGCAGCAGGCCTGCAGGTAGTCCATCGGCACATTGAAGATGAAGTCGTCTCCACCGATGTGCCCCACGAAACCGCCCGGCGCGAGCGCCCTCACCACATCGCGGAGAATCTTCGACAGCAGCAGGATCACACGGTCGCCCGAGTTGTAGCCGTAGCGGTCGTTGAACTCCTTGAAGTGGTCCAGGTCGGCGTAGCAGACGGCGAAGCCGCTGCCGGACTGGATCCGCTCGAAGATGTCGCGCTCGATCTGGATCGTGCCCGGTAGCCGGGTGGTCGGATGCACCGACACGTCGCGTGCGGCCCGTCGAAGCACGAGTTCGAGCCGCAGCGACCACTCGCGTGACGGGGTGATGGCGGTCAGCACTTCGTCCGCCCCGGCTTCGAGCGCATCGGCCCCGGCCTCGGCATCGCCCTCGGGTACCACGACGATCACCGGCACGATCGCGGTGAAGGCGTCGCGCTTGATCTCGGCGCAGAGGCTGAGCATCGACCCCCGGTCGCCCACCGCGTCGAGCACGACGCACGCGGGGTAGGATCGATTGAGCAGCGCCCGCACCTCGTCGGCCGAACCGAGAGTGGCGGGCAGGAGGTGGTGCTGCGCCGCGAACTCGTCGAGGCGCGACAAGACTCCGGGTCGACCGGGTCCGTGGTAGGCGATCGTGCGCTGCGAAGGCATCGTGCGGCTCGGCGAGTGCGGACCCGTCACGGTATGCCGGAGAACGACGAGGGTCAAACCCCGGCGCCCCTCGCCGACGCCTCGATCAACAGGAAGTCCACATGACGCTCTTCCTTGTCGACGCGCGCAACCTGCACGCGCACCCGGTCCCCAAGGCGGAATCGGCGTCCCCGTCGGCTACCCACCAGTGCGTACTCCCCTTCACGAAACTCGTAGTAGTCGTCGTCGAGGGCGTTCACGTGAACCAGCCCTTCGACGAAGAATCGATCGAGGAGTACGAAAAACCCGAACGAGGTCACGCCCGCCACCGACCCCTCGAACTCCTCGCCGAGGTGGCGCTCCATGAACTCGATCTTCTTGAGCTCGACGCTGTCTCTCTCGGCCTGGGTGGCCGCCTGCTCCCGCCAGGAACACCGGTCCGCGACCTCCGACAGCTCCTCGGTCCATTCTGTCGGTGGGTCCTTTCGTTCCAGCAAGACCCGGACCAGCGCGCGATGGGTCACCAGGTCCGGATACCGGCGGATCGGAGAGGTGAAATGCGCATAGTGCTCGAGGGCGAGTCCGAAGTGGCCGAGGTTCTCGGGAGCGTAGCGGGCGCGCTGCATCGAGCGGAGCACCACCGTGGAGACCAGCGCCTCTTCGGGGCGCCCCTTCACGCGCTCGAGCACCGCCGCGAGATCGCGGGGTCGCAGGGAACGACGCGGAAGTGTGTGCCCCAACGTGGCAAGAAATTCCCTCAGCTTCTCGATTCGCTCCACCGTCGGCGGCTCGTGCACCCGGTAGAGCACCGGCATCTTCTTCGCCGTGCCGGCCTTCGCCACCACCTCGTTGGCGAGCAGCATGTAGTCCTCGACCAGCCGATGGCTGTCGAGGCGCTCCACCCGCTGGATGTCGACCGGGGCGCCGTCGTCGCCGAGCACCACCCGGGCCTCGGGCATGTCGAAGTCGATGCTGCCGCGGGCTTCGCGGCGCGCGCGGAGTGCCCGGGCCACCCGGTCGAGGTCGCGGATGGCGGTGTCGGTCTCCTCGTCGATCGACGCATCGCCCGCCAGCACCTCCGCCACCGTCTCGTAGGCGAGCTTGTGGCGGGAGCGCACCACGGTGCGGGCGAAGCGACGCTCGAGCACCTCTCCACGAGCGTCGAGGGTCGCCACCACGCTGAAGGCGTACCGGTCCTCGTCGGGCCGCAGCGAGCACGCCCCCGACGACAGCGAGTGGGGCAGCATCGGCACCACCCGGTCCACCAGATACACGCTGGTGCCGCGGTCGAGCGCCTCGAGGTCGACCGGCCCACCCTTCGGCACGTAGTACGAAACGTCGGCGATGTGAATGCCCACCTCGAACCGGTCGCCGTCGAGCCTGCGAATCGACAGGGCGTCGTCGTGATCCTTCGCGTCTGCGGGGTCGATCGTGAACACGAGACGGTCCCGCCAGTCCTCGCGGTCGTCGGTCACCTCCACCGGCCGTTCGGCGAAGGCCGCCGCGGCGGTCTCCACCGCCCGGTCGAACTCGAGCGACAGCCCGTGACCGAAGAGCACGGAGAGCACGTCCACTCCCGGGTCGGACATCGGCCCGAGGATCCGTTCCACCTCGCCCGTCGGACCGTGGCGACGCGCCCCGTAGGCGACGATGCCCACGACCACCACGTCGCCCTCGCGCGCCTCGCCCTCGTCGCCCCACGGGATCATGATGTCGGGGCCCATCTTCGGATCGAGGGGAACCACGTACCCGATCTTCCGACTGCGGTGATAGGTACCGACCACCGTCGGATGGGCGCGCTCCAGCACCTTGATCACGCGCCCCGTGGGATTCCGCCCCTTCGGCCGACCCTCGATCCGGACCACGACCTTGTCGCCGTCCATGGCCGTGGCGAGTTCCCCCTGCCGCACGAACACGTCCTGCTCGTCGGCTTCTTCGGGCCGTATGAACGCGTCGCCGGAGCGGATGGTCGACACGCGCCCGGTGATCAGACTGATGCGATCGGGCGACGCGTACCGGCCCCCCTTCACTCGATACACCGCGCCCCGGGTCTCCATCTCGCGCAACTGGGCGCGAAACGGCTTGTAGTCGGCCGGGGGGAGGTCGAGTGCACGGGCCATCTGCTTCGGCTTCATCGGCCCATGCCGCGAGGCGCGCAGCACCTCGAGAATACGGGACTCCTCCACGATTCGGGATCGACTCATCGGTTCCACTCCAGGCGGTCCGGGTTCGGTGACGACGGCTTCAGAACTACCACGGGATTCGAACTCGCAACTGCGGTGCCACGCCCCGCGGGTCGGGCGTCACGCGCATCTCCACCGGCAGGGCGCCGAGGCGGTAGGCAACGAAGGCCTCGATCGCGGAAAGCAGATGGTTGGCCACCACCACGCCGGCCGCCACCGAGGCCCGTCGCGCGGCCGAATCCGCCTCGTCGATCAGGGTCGCGAACCGCTCCCGGGCCGGCGGGTCCGCACTCCAGTCCCAGCTAAGCCCCTCGCCCCAGGCGCGCCCCGTGTAGTACTCGAGAGCCGCGCCGTACCCCGGCGCCGACGGATCCGCAGCCACGTCACCCCCGAGAAAGATCTGCGCGGCGAGTTGCCACTGGCGACCGTTGAAGGTGTCGGGGTTCCGCTCCGGTTGCACTCCGGAAGCCGACGGATCCGCGTCGAAGGCTCCCGATCGCGACCAGTACAACAGATCCTCGTAGTACTCGAAGCCCGGATCCACCCGGGGCCGAACCGACCCGCGGGCCGCCGTCCACGCGAGATCGCGGTAGGCGCTTCGGCCGTCGTCTCGCGCCACGCGGGCATCGAAGTACACCCACCATCCGCCGGCCTCCACCAGACCGAGCAGCACCCCCTGCCACACGCGCCCCTCCACCGCCTGCGTCACCCCGGGCAGCAGCGCCGCCACTCCGATTCCCGTGACGCCGGCGGTCACGGAGGCCTGCGGCGAAGGTCCGAGCGCAGCGAGGACCGCCTGCTCCGGCCCCTGGCCACGAGCCTCGGCCGCCCCGATCAGGAGCGTGGCGAGACCGAAGGCGAGACGCAGTGCTCCCCGC contains the following coding sequences:
- a CDS encoding diguanylate cyclase, with the translated sequence MPSQRTIAYHGPGRPGVLSRLDEFAAQHHLLPATLGSADEVRALLNRSYPACVVLDAVGDRGSMLSLCAEIKRDAFTAIVPVIVVVPEGDAEAGADALEAGADEVLTAITPSREWSLRLELVLRRAARDVSVHPTTRLPGTIQIERDIFERIQSGSGFAVCYADLDHFKEFNDRYGYNSGDRVILLLSKILRDVVRALAPGGFVGHIGGDDFIFNVPMDYLQACCDEVITLFDELIPYQYTGEDRSAGYFLGKDRRGNVHRIPLMTLSIGVVTNQVHDFSHTGQVSELAAEMKTYAKSLPGSKYVVDRRRAGVMANRRSSGGATSPILD
- the rnr gene encoding ribonuclease R — translated: MSRSRIVEESRILEVLRASRHGPMKPKQMARALDLPPADYKPFRAQLREMETRGAVYRVKGGRYASPDRISLITGRVSTIRSGDAFIRPEEADEQDVFVRQGELATAMDGDKVVVRIEGRPKGRNPTGRVIKVLERAHPTVVGTYHRSRKIGYVVPLDPKMGPDIMIPWGDEGEAREGDVVVVGIVAYGARRHGPTGEVERILGPMSDPGVDVLSVLFGHGLSLEFDRAVETAAAAFAERPVEVTDDREDWRDRLVFTIDPADAKDHDDALSIRRLDGDRFEVGIHIADVSYYVPKGGPVDLEALDRGTSVYLVDRVVPMLPHSLSSGACSLRPDEDRYAFSVVATLDARGEVLERRFARTVVRSRHKLAYETVAEVLAGDASIDEETDTAIRDLDRVARALRARREARGSIDFDMPEARVVLGDDGAPVDIQRVERLDSHRLVEDYMLLANEVVAKAGTAKKMPVLYRVHEPPTVERIEKLREFLATLGHTLPRRSLRPRDLAAVLERVKGRPEEALVSTVVLRSMQRARYAPENLGHFGLALEHYAHFTSPIRRYPDLVTHRALVRVLLERKDPPTEWTEELSEVADRCSWREQAATQAERDSVELKKIEFMERHLGEEFEGSVAGVTSFGFFVLLDRFFVEGLVHVNALDDDYYEFREGEYALVGSRRGRRFRLGDRVRVQVARVDKEERHVDFLLIEASARGAGV